From the genome of Prevotella herbatica, one region includes:
- a CDS encoding MltF family protein, which translates to MFMGACVTSCSDKKKVEITPWGEEIGNDSIQENKSFTLNDIVSNGELIMLTMSGPETYYDYHGHGMGLQYMLAEKFAQKLGVSLRVEVCKDTLEMVNRLKAGDADIIAFPLPRGYKNIEYCGMKAYSLHAQWAVKEGNNELADSLNNWFRSGMIAAIKKEENFLLSTNSVVRHVYSPMLSRSGGVISRYDNHFKTYAPLAMFDWRLLAAQCYQESTFDSGAHSWAGACGLMQIMPGTADHIGLPRSDMYDPEKNIAAAAKYIRELHSHFRDIQNPLERSYFVLASYNGGFFHVRDAMALARKFGKNPYHWADVQEFVLRLRVPAYYNDPVVKHGYMRGDETVDYVTRICNRWAQYRGFAHSFGGGFSGGFNGGFENMTPSRAKHKNRFKI; encoded by the coding sequence ATGTTCATGGGAGCTTGTGTTACTTCATGTAGTGATAAGAAGAAAGTCGAAATCACACCATGGGGAGAAGAAATCGGTAACGATTCTATTCAAGAAAACAAAAGTTTTACATTGAATGATATTGTCTCTAATGGTGAACTTATCATGCTTACAATGTCTGGACCAGAGACTTATTATGACTATCATGGTCATGGTATGGGCTTGCAGTATATGTTGGCAGAGAAATTTGCTCAAAAGTTAGGGGTTTCATTGCGTGTAGAAGTGTGTAAAGATACATTAGAGATGGTTAACAGATTGAAAGCGGGAGATGCTGATATTATAGCATTTCCACTTCCACGGGGATATAAAAATATTGAATATTGTGGGATGAAGGCTTATTCTTTGCATGCTCAATGGGCCGTGAAAGAAGGTAACAACGAATTGGCTGACTCGTTGAACAATTGGTTTAGATCAGGAATGATTGCCGCAATAAAGAAGGAAGAAAACTTTTTGCTCTCTACTAATAGTGTAGTGCGCCATGTCTATTCTCCAATGCTGAGTCGGTCTGGTGGTGTAATATCTCGTTACGATAATCACTTTAAGACTTATGCGCCTTTGGCTATGTTTGATTGGCGTTTACTAGCAGCACAATGCTATCAAGAATCAACTTTTGATTCTGGTGCTCATTCTTGGGCGGGCGCATGTGGATTGATGCAGATTATGCCTGGAACAGCAGATCATATAGGACTTCCTCGTTCAGATATGTATGATCCTGAAAAAAATATTGCGGCTGCTGCAAAATATATTCGTGAACTCCATTCGCATTTTAGAGATATACAAAATCCTTTGGAGCGAAGTTATTTTGTATTAGCTAGTTATAACGGTGGCTTCTTCCATGTCCGTGACGCAATGGCACTTGCACGTAAATTCGGCAAAAATCCATATCATTGGGCTGATGTACAGGAATTTGTATTGAGATTGCGTGTCCCAGCATATTATAATGATCCAGTTGTTAAGCATGGTTACATGCGTGGTGACGAAACGGTGGATTATGTGACTCGTATCTGTAATCGTTGGGCACAGTATCGTGGTTTTGCACATTCTTTTGGTGGTGGATTCAGCGGTGGATTTAATGGCGGTTTTGAAAACATGACACCGTCAAGAGCAAAGCATAAAAATAGGTTTAAAATATAA
- a CDS encoding M6 family metalloprotease domain-containing protein, translated as MKKLFIVVVLAMISCTAMADDNDSIIGSNGKIIPMPQYGSIEANSITPRKRSYYDVHTRAIGTSNPAYTPHKGSPKILVILANFKDKAFKVNYPKKAFNEFFNTENGFIDYGNGNKLNYGSVKQYFEKMSSNSFSPIFDVHGPINLPDSMKAYGGSNNDSNGDENIGKLVKDALIQLSDTIKDASEYDSDGDGYIDCVCIISAYLGQNNGGTGNCVWACTGNTSGTFGGKKVGWFSLSSELYPAYVNAEQKIAQINGIGVACHEFSHALGLPDIYPTTNNAIADNQEMELWDLMDGGEYANNSFTPAPYTAWEKMQMGWNVDIINLNDNKTITMDKTTEEGGPAYKIPNSKSPNEYFLIENIQQTGWNSGAMYHGLQVYHVNDTKDTYIYIYTHPNNILGKPGMAIVPADGNSMSSYLKTSTIAYEEQHKGDLFPGTSNITVLNDTLGLPNFYWYTPDTSNEKAKFNTTYYKVNKAIKNIAEKDGVITFDYINNFTTNINNIYTDGKNKTTRIYTIDGRYVGDSISSLQRGIYIINKKKLIIK; from the coding sequence ATGAAAAAGCTTTTTATCGTTGTTGTATTAGCCATGATTTCGTGTACTGCAATGGCTGATGATAATGATTCCATAATAGGCAGCAATGGAAAGATTATACCGATGCCTCAATATGGCAGCATTGAAGCGAACTCAATAACGCCTCGTAAAAGATCGTATTACGATGTTCATACTAGAGCTATTGGAACTTCAAATCCTGCATATACACCACATAAAGGAAGTCCAAAAATTCTAGTTATACTTGCTAACTTTAAGGATAAAGCTTTCAAAGTAAACTATCCCAAGAAAGCTTTTAACGAATTCTTTAATACTGAAAACGGATTTATAGACTACGGTAATGGTAATAAGCTTAATTATGGAAGCGTTAAGCAGTATTTCGAAAAAATGAGTTCAAATTCTTTTTCTCCTATATTTGACGTTCATGGTCCGATAAATCTACCAGATTCAATGAAGGCATATGGAGGAAGCAATAATGATTCTAACGGAGATGAAAACATAGGCAAACTAGTAAAAGACGCATTGATACAATTGAGCGACACGATAAAAGACGCATCCGAATATGACTCCGATGGTGACGGATATATTGACTGCGTCTGTATTATATCTGCATATCTTGGACAAAACAATGGTGGAACTGGTAATTGCGTATGGGCTTGCACAGGGAACACCAGTGGAACTTTTGGTGGAAAAAAGGTTGGCTGGTTCAGCCTCTCTTCTGAGTTGTATCCTGCATACGTAAATGCTGAACAGAAAATAGCACAGATAAACGGCATAGGAGTAGCATGCCACGAATTTTCCCATGCTTTAGGGCTACCGGATATATACCCGACTACAAATAATGCAATAGCAGATAATCAAGAAATGGAATTATGGGATCTAATGGACGGCGGTGAATATGCCAATAATAGCTTTACCCCGGCTCCCTACACCGCATGGGAAAAGATGCAGATGGGCTGGAACGTAGACATCATTAATCTTAACGACAATAAAACTATAACTATGGATAAGACCACCGAGGAAGGCGGTCCAGCATACAAAATACCAAATAGTAAAAGTCCAAATGAATATTTTCTAATCGAAAACATACAACAGACAGGCTGGAACTCAGGAGCTATGTATCATGGTCTGCAAGTATATCATGTCAATGACACTAAAGATACATATATATACATATACACACATCCAAACAACATACTTGGGAAACCAGGCATGGCAATAGTCCCTGCTGATGGAAATTCCATGTCTTCATATCTAAAGACTAGTACAATAGCCTATGAAGAGCAACATAAAGGTGACTTATTTCCAGGAACAAGCAATATAACTGTACTGAATGATACGCTTGGACTGCCAAACTTCTATTGGTACACACCAGATACAAGTAATGAAAAAGCCAAATTCAATACGACTTATTATAAGGTGAATAAAGCTATTAAAAACATTGCCGAGAAAGATGGAGTAATAACATTCGATTATATAAATAATTTCACAACGAATATCAATAATATATATACAGATGGTAAAAATAAAACGACACGTATTTATACTATTGATGGACGGTATGTTGGAGATTCAATTTCATCACTTCAACGAGGCATTTATATTATAAACAAGAAAAAATTAATTATCAAATAG
- a CDS encoding EFR1 family ferrodoxin (N-terminal region resembles flavodoxins. C-terminal ferrodoxin region binds two 4Fe-4S clusters.) produces MIFYFSATGNTLWAMRKIANITGDTCFSIPNEINGECKYTILEDERIGFVFPVHGWRPPKIVREFIKKMTIQSNSLQSHYCYALCTAGDDIGMTMEYLNKDLAEKDLHTHSTFSLKMPESYVGLPFMDVDSKEKEIEKKREAAIMLQDFAEKIYDRERGINILHHSHWPWINSKILGEAFTKWLITDKPFHVDTDKCVKCGICSNVCPVNDINGGFGKIPQWKHNNMCLTCFACYHHCPKHAIVYGKRTSGKGQYFFK; encoded by the coding sequence ATGATATTCTATTTTTCCGCTACAGGTAACACGTTATGGGCAATGAGGAAAATTGCCAATATAACTGGCGACACATGCTTTTCTATACCAAATGAAATAAACGGAGAATGCAAGTATACAATTCTTGAAGATGAAAGGATTGGATTTGTTTTTCCCGTACATGGTTGGAGACCCCCAAAAATAGTACGAGAATTTATAAAGAAGATGACCATACAATCCAATAGTCTTCAATCGCATTATTGCTACGCATTGTGTACTGCAGGAGACGATATAGGAATGACAATGGAATATCTCAACAAAGATCTTGCTGAAAAAGACCTACACACCCACTCCACTTTCTCACTAAAAATGCCAGAAAGTTATGTTGGGCTGCCTTTTATGGATGTAGACTCTAAAGAAAAAGAAATTGAAAAGAAAAGAGAAGCTGCAATAATGCTACAAGATTTCGCTGAGAAAATTTATGATCGAGAACGTGGAATCAACATATTGCATCACAGTCACTGGCCATGGATAAACAGCAAGATTTTAGGCGAAGCATTTACAAAATGGTTAATTACAGACAAGCCGTTTCATGTTGACACTGATAAGTGTGTAAAATGCGGCATTTGTTCAAATGTATGTCCTGTAAATGATATTAATGGTGGGTTTGGAAAAATTCCACAATGGAAGCACAATAATATGTGTCTGACATGCTTCGCCTGCTATCATCACTGCCCCAAACATGCTATAGTATATGGTAAAAGGACAAGTGGAAAGGGACAATACTTTTTTAAATAG
- a CDS encoding YkvA family protein, whose translation MELPDFLSYKDKFSTSGFIEKISRIAKRAGVKLVYSAFILYYTLQSDKVSTKDKAIIIGALGYLISPLDLVPDAIPIAGLSDDMAVLFYVIHKVWGNVSEDIKLKAKEKLSKWFDDDEIEAINHLFDEDPTDTPV comes from the coding sequence ATGGAACTACCTGATTTTTTATCTTACAAAGATAAGTTCTCAACCTCAGGATTTATCGAGAAAATTTCTAGAATAGCTAAAAGAGCTGGTGTGAAACTTGTATATTCAGCTTTTATTTTGTATTATACTCTTCAGAGTGATAAAGTTAGTACAAAAGACAAGGCTATTATCATTGGTGCGCTCGGTTATCTTATTAGTCCTCTTGATCTTGTGCCTGACGCGATACCTATAGCTGGGTTAAGCGATGACATGGCTGTTCTGTTTTATGTGATACATAAAGTATGGGGTAATGTGAGTGAAGACATCAAGTTAAAAGCAAAAGAAAAACTGTCAAAATGGTTTGACGATGATGAAATAGAGGCCATAAATCACCTATTTGACGAGGACCCAACTGATACTCCCGTGTAA